A single Nicotiana tabacum cultivar K326 chromosome 5, ASM71507v2, whole genome shotgun sequence DNA region contains:
- the LOC107781065 gene encoding replication protein A 14 kDa subunit B, with protein MDTSNPAVFVNAELLRSYVGRKVRAVIQVMRSDGGTVIGRSTDEQQIVVKGNPPGPLTTFVEVIGIADSNQSIRAEIWSNFGDTLDTYSYNRVCLLANGDYKHLFI; from the exons ATGGATACATCAAATCCTGCTGTCTTTGTCAATGCTGAGCTCCTCCGCTCGTATGTGGGAAGGAAGGTTCGAGCTGTGATTCAGGTTATGCGCTCTGATGGTGGTACAGTGATTGGGAGATCTACAGATGAGCAGCAGATAGTTGTGAAAGGCAATCCCCCTGGTCCTCTTACGACATTTGTTGAGGTCATAGGTATCGCTGACAGTAACCAATCTATCCGTGCTGAAATATGGTCCAACTTTGGGGACACTCTAG ATACATATAGCTATAACCGTGTTTGCTTGCTGGCAAATGGTGATTATAAACACTTGTTCATATGA